A DNA window from Plasmodium brasilianum strain Bolivian I chromosome 12, whole genome shotgun sequence contains the following coding sequences:
- a CDS encoding serine/threonine protein kinase — MLKGDCLISLFDIVEEFNNYCKLYKKKHANSFNISSNVLTKNERNKEINEFNYKFNDFMNKLSILYKCILEKKGTNKDDEVEGNKINSKDTDESQYFHYNSNDIGETICIQQNNDEIDEGDRAGSDKDGKFYYKCTIDMEDEYDKIKNLNTEKILKERNKRKIDEKLELGKINKMWSMHEQNPKLSSSTNRYDILAACNNNNNNNNIDYNNNKYHLVTFEEFPFHSNSNSSNSSSLTNTEDSSNENNDFTVNRRSDVLIKYVTGLDYTLNVRRVSKEYLIEEIKEFYRIHNNSIKLDEYSKYLSYETINMLKKKVDNNKNGTFDFMGNYNNIFKAENFFFNVPINYFFIRNYEEQTGVTMSSSNYTNYEKSLNGVNTYSLSNNSSSINGNNYNIYTDSILLSRNNSYNKCNSPMFGSDDRQLSPNFGTYNGTNKSEEVDNYEDENYVSSEKYQIDENNKFYRSPYCYNEEIENKHFRFNSKNEPIAEKDEKLNKCSTIPSKMFNHFCNSPKSNSNIYENEDKVTRIHGYIESENYETCEINNIVNKKNNLNSNRSDFYQSISDFYKCMENHNYYNCSQGKNNINNYSYSNDMDRNNKESKNNTINDNNHDNSDNNKNNITYNARSSSPFLVSNETSVQGNSINFQENGKNINNLYFDDELSNAITLENEPCINKEMDDNRENHLSDRNIKDTNTCYEAECKYKSISEEDNVIKKEKLIQYEKEENRWIDEYCNGNYNLFRSKQLKKKKELKFNGEYNVTNDIIKLEDTGNNVKNERININLRNGHYNGDNDSHNRSDSDSDMGTVKDVILENESNYDNTYNVINLKIVYETNKSEFCILEEMNFFPGQIIINKYKVIKVLSKTKFSTTLKCLNILYKRGGKRKDVCCTNKTTKDEKINANKKNIYDNVINFDTQKMSTGFKTKNATCNGHSIHNKYLNMERKSLLTNKGRIKKDYKYVCLKVMKNGKSFLDQGLFELIVLNMLSSESNTTKGDSYCTLTNKNIIQLYDYFYFKEHLVIVTEYMQSDLYNYFIKKGKLGTLGQLQILAKNLLDGLAYIHSKNLIHCDLKPENIMINMKRGKNVSKRDSKEETDVKYNTNNTEEKAENKFNSTTSNLSGALKNRSFVNSYNAYIAESYEPSFMSNENDIKDVGEIKCNSYQEANKSEKNNLVILKNLHENNETCEKDNILLSKCGNYSRKCYDKYAYEKDTNIYNNKGNCSNNSDKTHIFSCEKFDKIKIIDFNSSIYESDKLEMYVQTRSYRSPEVLLQQNYDRKIDMWSLGCILFEFLTKNILFDHQNIYRFIYSIVSYIGPFPFYMINGCRIPYVFTKHGLIILNKITVDKNYDNYFKEEQVHEIDDDPVIFNSKDFFRLNKNENFINDLLRNKSTSQSSQFLSKERNQEVYYDVCSPSNNLLKHNFQISDLLFLDFLLSLLQIDPCKRLNSIEALEHPWLRPQLYEDGL; from the coding sequence atgctaAAGGGGGATTGCTTAATTTCACTTTTTGACATAGTTGAGGAGTTCAATAACTACTGCAAGCTGTATAAAAAGAAGCATGCTAAcagttttaatatttctagtAATGTGcttacaaaaaatgaaagaaataaggagataaatgaatttaattataaatttaatgatTTTATGAACAAACTTAGCATTTTGTATAAATGCATTTTAGAGAAAAAGGGTACGAATAAGGATGATGAAGTAGAAggtaacaaaattaatagcAAAGACACTGATGAATCACAATATTTCCATTATAATAGTAACGATATTGGTGAAACTATATGCatacaacaaaataatgaCGAAATAGACGAAGGAGATAGAGCAGGATCTGATAAGGATGGaaagttttattataaatgtactATTGATATGGAGGATGAGTATGACAAgattaaaaatttgaatacggagaaaattttaaaagaaagaaataaaagaaagattGACGAAAAGTTGGAATTAGGAAAGATTAATAAGATGTGGAGCATGCATGAGCAAAATCCGAAATTATCAAGTTCTACAAATAGGTATGATATATTAGCAgcatgtaataataataataataataataatattgattataataataataaatatcatCTAGTAACATTTGAAGAGTTCCCGTTCCATTCTAACAGTAATTCAAGTAATTCAAGTTCATTAACAAACACGGAAGACTCAAgcaatgaaaataatgattttaCAGTTAATAGGAGAAGTGATgtcttaataaaatatgttactGGGTTAGACTATACACTAAATGTTAGAAGAGTATctaaagaatatttaattgAAGAGATTAAAGAATTTTATAGAATACATAACAATAGTATTAAGTTAGATGAATATTCCAAATACTTAAGTTATGAAACTATAAAtatgctaaaaaaaaaggtggataataataaaaatggaacCTTTGATTTTATGggtaattataataatatttttaaggcggaaaatttttttttcaatgttcctataaattatttttttattagaaacTACGAGGAACAAACTGGGGTTACTATGTCCTCATCgaattatacaaattatgaaaaaagtttaaatGGTGTCAATACATATTCACTGTCTAACAATTCATCCAGTATCAATGGAAACAActataacatatatacagaTAGTATACTATTAAGTAGAAACAATTCGTATAACAAATGCAATTCTCCTATGTTTGGATCAGATGATCGTCAGTTATCTCCAAATTTTGGCACGTATAATGGAACTAATAAAAGTGAAGAAGTCGATAATTATGAAGATGAGAATTATGTGAGTAGTGAAAAATATCaaattgatgaaaataacaaattttataGAAGCCCATATTGCTATAACGAAGAGATagaaaataaacattttagattcaattcaaaaaatgaacCAATTGcagaaaaagatgaaaaattaaataaatgttcAACTATTCCttcaaaaatgtttaatcatttttgtaattcaCCCAAGAGTAACAGCAATATTTATGAGAATGAAGATAAAGTAACTAGAATTCATGGTTATATCGAATCAGAGAATTATGAAACGTGTGAGATAAATAACATagtcaataaaaaaaataatttaaatagtaATAGAAGTGATTTTTACCAAAGTATAAGTGACTTCTACAAATGTATGGAAAaccataattattataattgttcGCAGGGGAAGAACAACATTAACAATTATAGTTACAGCAATGACATGGACAGAAATAACAAAGAAAGTAAGAACAATACTATCAATGACAATAACCATGATAACAGTGATAACAATAAGAACAATATCACGTATAATGCCAGAAGCAGCTCCCCTTTTCTGGTTAGCAATGAAACGAGCGTACAAGGAAATAGTATAAATTTCCAGGAGAAtgggaaaaatataaataatttatactttGATGATGAGCTGTCTAACGCTATAACACTAGAGAATGAaccatgtataaataaagaaatggACGACAACAGAGAGAATCATTTGTCTGATAGGAATATTAAAGATACAAACACTTGTTACGAAGCagaatgtaaatataaaagtatatctGAGGAGGATAATGTaataaagaaggaaaaactaatacaatatgaaaaagaagaaaacagGTGGATTGATGAATATTGTAAtggaaattataatttatttagatcaaaacagttaaaaaaaaaaaaagaattaaagtTTAATGGTGAATATAACGTAActaatgatattataaaactTGAAGACACAGGAAATAACGTGAAGAATGAAAGAATCAATATTAATCTTAGAAATGGTCATTATAATGGTGATAACGACAGTCACAATCGCAGTGATAGTGACAGCGATATGGGTACAGTTAAGGATGTCATTTTGGAGAACGAAAGTAATTACGACAACACATATAATGTAATTAATCTAAAAATTGTGtatgaaacaaataaaagCGAGTTTTGCATTTTGGAAGAAATGAATTTCTTTCCAGgtcaaataattataaataaatataaagtaataaagGTTTTGTCCAAGACTAAGTTTAGCACTACCTTAAAATGcttaaatattctttataaaaGAGGTGGAAAACGGAAGGATGTATGTTGTACAAATAAAACCACGaaggatgaaaaaataaatgctaataaaaagaatatttatgaTAATGTGATTAATTTTGATACACAAAAAATGTCAACAGgctttaaaacaaaaaatgctACCTGCAATGGTCATAGTATACACAATAAATACCTTAATATGGAAAGAAAATCTCTTTTAACAAACAAAgggagaataaaaaaagattataaaTATGTCTGCTTAAAAGTGatgaaaaatggaaagagTTTTTTAGATCAAGGTTTATTTGAATTGATAGTTTTGAATATGCTATCAAGTGAAAGTAATACCACGAAAGGTGATAGCTATTGCACATTgactaataaaaatattatacaactctatgattatttttattttaaagagCATTTAGTTATAGTAACTGAATATATGCAAAGTGACttatacaattattttataaaaaaggggaaattAGGAACATTAGGTCAACTACAAATTTTAGCTAAGAATTTATTGGATGGTTTAGCATATATCCATTcgaaaaatttaattcaCTGTGATTTAAAACctgaaaatattatgataaatatgAAGAGAGGGAAAAATGTCTCGAAAAGGGATTCAAAAGAGGAGACAGACGTGAAATATAACACAAATAATACAGAAGAAAAAGcggaaaataaatttaattcaaCAACATCAAATTTATCAGGAGCATTAAAAAACCGTTCATTCGTAAACAGTTATAATGCATATATCGCAGAGAGTTATGAACCTAGTTTTATGTCAAATGAGAATGATATAAAAGATGTCGGCGAGATCAAGTGTAATTCTTACCAGGAGGCAAATAAAAgtgaaaagaataatttagtTATCCTCAAAAATTTACATGAAAACAATGAAACATgtgaaaaagataatattttattatcaaaaTGTGGTAACTATTCGAGGAAGTGTTATGACAAATATGCATATGAAAAAGAcactaatatttataataataaaggaaaCTGTTCAAATAATTCCGATAAAACTCATATTTTTAGTTGTGAAAAATttgacaaaataaaaataatagatttTAATAGTTCTATATATGAAAGTGACAAATTAGAAATGTATGTTCAAACAAGATCTTACCGATCCCCTGAGGTGTTGTTACAACAAAACTATGATAGAAAAATTGATATGTGGAGCTTGGGTTGcatattatttgaatttttaactaaaaatatattatttgatcatcaaaatatatatcgttttatatattctatagtGTCTTATATTGGGCCCTTCCCattttatatgataaatgGATGTAGAATACCTTATGTTTTTACAAAACATGGATTAATAATACTAAACAAAATAACGgttgataaaaattatgataattattttaaggaAGAACAAGTTCATGAAATAGATGACGATCCAGTTATCTTTAACTCAAAAGATTTCTTTCgtctaaataaaaatgaaaattttataaatgatttattaagaaataaaagcaCAAGCCAAAGTTCACAGTTTCTATCTAAAGAACGAAATCAAGAGGTTTATTACGATGTCTGTAGTCCTAGTAATAACCTgttaaaacataattttcaaataagcgatttattatttctagaTTTCCTTTTATCGCTACTTCAGATAGACCCCTGCAAGAGACTTAATTCGATTGAAGCATTGGAGCACCCATGGCTCAGGCCACAACTGTACGAAGACGGTTTGTAG
- a CDS encoding hypothetical protein (conserved Plasmodium protein) — translation MFNVFSKAFLDSNSNNFNSINKPINNSINKSNSNIPRPISSNINNENDRSKNLPLKDRLATVRNVQNILNKKNFNKEDDNNNGNNNNNINNNNNEDQNANRIINTNISTTNDVNKPALTTESNLSKFKNYSSVVNEKQNEELEKKLKKRKRRRKHVIIMERMKQKEKEKKRQREMKRHQNNEEEEEEEEDEEEDEEEEEEGDENEDHNNNKAERRYRKSGYSQNKYEHKLHEEEEEDNIEGGEDNEERQIYNQKNKSGEIGLTKKLYSSGTNITNRITWTNNVNATNDVNNANNTSNNANGNGKEINEPGVKPKRKRRKKKEMEEYRARLLKEKMQQQNSLSSIYTKTNSFNDNNNNNNNNENNTQGEVKVKRRRGRPKLSEVMATNNANEKPKQNDIRKYYSRNSENPSMSKGGSSIDEKDKGGRYEEENKNVFKIIKTSIQENTSFMKKSPTEIIELEKSYKNNIKKGVTCIPLNYQSKGGGMAIILIGTETTYGPVKNSYGFMTFLVLDCHPNNFYIDTGIKNNVIECEKHMQLLISPGDMYMFKNQSQEVEARLLLIVCNKMNQPFDAKMHIKDPEINTHK, via the coding sequence ATGTTTAATGTTTTCTCAAAAGCCTTTTTAGATAGCAATtcgaataattttaatagtattaataagcccattaataatagtataaataaaagtaacaGTAACATACCAAGACCTATATCatctaatataaataatgaaaatgacaGAAGTAAAAATCTACCGTTGAAAGATAGACTAGCGACTGTAAGAaatgtacaaaatattttaaataagaaaaattttaataaggaagatgataacaataatggcaataataacaataatattaataataataataatgaagatCAAAACGCCAATAGGATCATAAATACAAACATAAGTACAACAAATGATGTAAATAAACCTGCACTAACTACTGAAAGCAATTTAAgtaaattcaaaaattattctagcgttgtaaatgaaaaacaaaatgaagaactagaaaaaaaattaaaaaagagaaagagaaGAAGGAAGCATGTCATAATAATGGAAAGAATGAaacagaaagaaaaagagaaaaaaagacaaagagaaatgaaaagacatcaaaataatgaagaagaagaagaagaagaagaggatGAAGAAGAggatgaagaagaagaagaagaaggaGATGAAAACGAAGATCACAATAATAACAAAGCTGAAAGACGTTATAGAAAATCTGGATAttcacaaaataaatatgaacacAAATTACatgaagaggaagaagaggaTAATATAGAAGGCGGGGAAGATAATGAAGAAAGACAGAtatataatcaaaaaaataaaagtggAGAAATAGGTTTGACTAAAAAGCTTTACAGTTCAGGAACGAATATAACGAACAGAATAACTTGGACAAATAATGTTAACGCGACTAATGATGTTAATAACGCTAATAATACTAGTAATAATGCAAATGGAAATGGAAAGGAGATTAATGAACCAGGGGTAAAACCGAAAAGAAAGAggaggaaaaagaaagaaatggAAGAATACAGGGCTCGTctattaaaggaaaaaatgcaaCAACAAAACTCGTTGAGTAGTATTTATACCAAAACGAATAgttttaatgataataataataataataataataatgaaaataacacACAGGGTGAAGTTAAAGTgaaaagaagaagaggaagaccCAAATTAAGTGAAGTTATGGCTACGAATAATGCAAACGAAAAACCAAAGCAAAAcgatataagaaaatattacagTAGGAACAGTGAAAATCCTAGTATGAGCAAAGGAGGTAGTAGTATTGACGAAAAAGATAAAGGAGGAAGatatgaagaagaaaataaaaatgtttttaaaataattaaaacttCTATTCAAGAAAATACttcatttatgaaaaaatcgCCAACCGAAATTATAGAGTTagaaaaaagttataaaaataatataaagaaaggTGTCACGTGTATACCTTTAAATTATCAAAGTAAAGGGGGAGGAATGgcaattattttaataggCACTGAAACAACGTATGGACCtgtaaaaaattcatatggTTTTATGACCTTCCTAGTTTTAGATTGTCACccgaataatttttatattgacacaggaataaaaaataatgttattgAATGTGAAAAACATATGCAATTGCTAATTAGCCCTGGTGATATGTACATGTTCAAAAATCAAAGTCAGGAAGTTGAAGCAAGATTACTACTAATTGTGTGTAACAAAATGAATCAGCCATTTGATGCAAAAATGCACATAAAGGATCCGGAAATAAATACCCACAAATAG